Proteins from one Rhodothermales bacterium genomic window:
- a CDS encoding HAD family hydrolase, producing the protein MLDVSAVRFVYFDLDDTLLDHRAAEREALADCCSTFATHFDGHALAHVQETYHAHNVPLWRRYAAGEIGRDDVQRLRFERLHAALELDGLDAAHLGETYLDRYAAHWRWTDGAGAAFHAVADRFPVGLLTNGFADVQHAKLDRFPVLRERSDAVVISEEVGVMKPHPAIFAHAADVAGVEPGAILYIGDSLHSDVEGGRGAGWQVAWYGGDPARSEAFVFAEWTALVDALLG; encoded by the coding sequence ATGCTCGACGTATCCGCCGTCCGCTTCGTCTACTTCGACCTCGACGACACGCTCCTCGACCACCGCGCCGCCGAGCGGGAGGCCCTCGCCGATTGCTGCTCGACGTTCGCCACCCACTTCGACGGGCACGCCCTCGCGCACGTGCAGGAGACCTACCACGCGCACAACGTCCCGCTCTGGCGACGCTACGCCGCCGGCGAGATCGGCCGCGACGACGTGCAGCGCCTCCGCTTCGAGCGGCTCCATGCCGCGCTCGAGCTCGACGGACTCGACGCCGCCCACCTCGGCGAGACCTACCTCGACCGCTACGCCGCGCATTGGCGCTGGACCGACGGCGCCGGAGCCGCCTTTCACGCCGTCGCCGACCGCTTCCCTGTCGGCCTCCTCACGAACGGCTTTGCGGACGTGCAGCACGCCAAGCTCGACCGCTTTCCCGTACTCCGCGAGCGGTCCGACGCCGTCGTCATCAGCGAGGAGGTCGGCGTGATGAAGCCGCATCCGGCGATCTTCGCGCACGCGGCCGACGTTGCCGGGGTCGAGCCCGGCGCGATCCTCTACATCGGCGACTCGCTGCACTCGGACGTGGAGGGCGGGCGCGGCGCGGGCTGGCAGGTCGCGTGGTACGGCGGCGACCCCGCGCGCTCGGAGGCGTTCGTGTTCGCCGAGTGGACGGCGCTGGTCGACGCGCTCCTCGG